CGACCAGAGCCCAAGTCTAGTCCGTTGCGCCATTGCCCAAGCCCTTGGCAAGAAAACAGCCCTGGACCGGGAGCTCGAGTTCCACCGGAAACTTGATATGGCAGCCCGCTTTTCCGATCTGGGATCTTGGGTGGTAGACATCAACGAACAGTCATTCCAATTCGACACGACCGTTGCCCGACATCTAGGACTTGCAGAACGTTGCGGAACAATGGAACTGGAGACCTTGTTTGACCTAGCCTCGCCAAGCGACCAGCAAGCTGTTCGATCCGCTTTCAACTCAGCCATTTCCAAAGGCACAGATCTGAACATCAGCTTCGAGACCGTACAAACCGAGGGTCAGCCTATCCGAATTGCTTTGAGGGGTAGCCTGAGTAGCGATGCTAACTCTAAGCTCATCGGCTTTTCCCGCAAAATGCAGGACTTTCCCGCCATCTCCCGATGCGAGCAAAGGGAGTCAATGCCAACCGAGCTTGACCATCAATTGATCGAAGCTTGCTCGAGCCAAGAATCGAGTGACTCGCTTAGCATTGACCGCGACAAGACGCTGAAACGGGTCATGAAATCGATCAAGAGCCAGAGCGGGCCAAAATCGAGTAGTGAGTTTCCCTTCGACTTTTCCTCTCAGCAAGCTTCCGACTACGCCGAACCTAGCGTCCAACAGGACGGCTTCGTTCGAGCTGCCGAGCGCTTGGTTGCCATCACTGGCAACGGTGATTTCGACCTCTCCATTACCCTGAGCATCGAAAACGACGGGGCTATCGAGCTGGAGCAGGAAAAAGAGCTTCTCTTCGACATCATGCGCGAACTGCTTACCAACGTGGTGAGACACGCCAGCGCAAAACGTTGTATCATCGCCCTGTTCCGTCACGAGGGAGAATGGATACTCCAAGTTGAGGACGACGGAGTCGGGCTCGAAAGTAAGATCGTATCCGTCTCGACTCCCCTCGACAAAATCGGCCTCTTCCACATCCGCAGCCAGCTCTCCACCAAAGGAGGCCAGCTTGACATCACCGCAGCGCATCCGACCGGACTCATCGCCCGAGCTCGTTTGCCGGTCAGCTTAGGCAACCGCGGAGCCGAGAGAGCTTAGGATCGCAATTTAAGAGCTAGTTTTCTCTGGGGATTATCAGCCCAGTAAGCCGAGATCATAAGCGCAAGGGCAACCAAGCCCGCCACCCAATTGGGTAATGAATATCCTCCAAGATAGGATCTCGCCAAACTGAAGACCAAGGGTCCTACCGAGCTTCCGATCACTATGATGGAGGCGAAAACGCCGCTTATGGCACCCAGATGCTTGAGCCCAAAAAAGCGCGGCATAAAAACGCCGCTAAGAGCGCCAAAACAGCCCCCGCTAATTCCAAACCCCAAAACGATGGCCACTGAGAGAGCCACTCCATCGAGGGCCGCCAAACCTAGGCCAGCGATGACAGTGCCCATGGCCATGAAAGCGAGCAGGTACTTCAAACGCCACTTATCGCTCATCCAGCCGACAAAAACGCTGATCACAGCATTCAGCGCGGCGATGGGAACGAAGAGGTTCAGCATCGAATCCGCGGTTCTCCCAAGATCGTTCGCCACGTCGATCACATGAAAGGCGTAGCCGGTGAAATAGCAGGATTGCAGGGCAAAAACTAAACTGAAGGCCCAGAATGGAAAGCTGCGAACCGCCTCGCCTCTCGTAAACTCTTGCACGATTGAGAATTCAGGATCCCCCTCCCGCTTCCGGTTTGGCTCCTTCCCTCCATCGACCGTCAAACCACATTCGGCAGGATTGTCCCGGTAGAGCAACCAAGCTAAAAGGCAAAATCCAGGGGCGATCGCCAAAGCCATTAGCCGCCACGACTCTCGCCAGCCAAAGGTCTCGATCAACTCGTTGAAGAGCTTCGGAGCAAGAGAGAAGCAAACCGTTACCGCGATCCCGCCGATCGAGAAAATCTTCCCCCGATGGGCCACCCACCACTTTCCGATCATGTTGCGGGAGGTCATCATCACCAATCCCTGCCCAAAGAAACGGATCAGAAAGAAACCGAAAACCAAACACAGCATCGACGCCCAGGACGCTTGAATCGCACCACCCAAAACGTCTCCCACCCCTCGGGCCGCGAAGTCTACTAAGCTCATGTAGCACAGCGAGAGGGCCAACGCCACGCTAGCGCCTACGATCATCAGACGCGCCCCAAATCGATCGAACAGCCGACCGGCATAGGGCAACAGCAATCCGCTTGCCGCAGTGCCTACGAAATAGGCGGCGCTGACTCCCGTCCGACTCAAACCGAGAGCCAAGATCAACTTTTCGTTGAAGACGTTCACCCCGATCGTCTGCCCGGGCACACTGGCCACCATTCCGATAGTGCCGGCTACCGCGATGATCCAGCCATAGTGCAAACGGCCACTCGCTGGCTTGAACGGGACCTCCGCTCCAAACGCCTTTTCCCTAATGCTCACCCCTCCGCTCTAGCGGCTGCCCGGGTAAAATCCACCCTCAATATCGGAAGGGGCAAAAAACGTTTCGCCAAAGACCGGCTTCATTCGTAGAAGCAACGAGGAGCACCTCATATGGAAATTCTTAGCAAACTCGCCAGCCACACTTGGGCAATGATCGCCGAGATGGGGCCCTATTTGATCCTGGGGCTAGCCATCTCCGCCTTGCTGCACCGCTTTCTCAAGCAGGCGTGGATCGAACGCCTGATGGGGCGGAGAAACCTGAGCTCCGTCCTCTGGGGAAGCGTGGTAGGCGTTCCCATGCCCTTGTGCTCCTGCGGGGTCATTCCTGTTACGATGAGCCTTCACTCTCGAGGAGCGAGCAAGGGGGCCACCGTGTCATTCCTCACCTCCACACCTCAAACCGGTGTAGATTCCTTTCTAGCAACTTACGGGATGCTGGGACCCGTTTTTGCCATTTATAAAATCATCGTTGCCTTCGTGTCCGGCGTACTCGTCGGACTAACCACCGACTTCTTCGAGAAGGACCAAAAGGCAAAGTCTGACAATTCTCTCGCTTCCGCCCAAAACGCCAAGCAACCGACCTTGCGAGAATCCCTTCGCTACGGCTTCTACACCATGCCGGGCGATCTCGCCTCCGCTCTCTTGATCGGTTTCGTCCTAGCCGGTCTGATTAGCGCCTTTGCTCCAGAAGAGATGCTCGGCAACCTTCCGGGCGGAGCCTTGTCGGCCATTCTGCTGACTACCTTGATCTCAGTGCCTTTCTACATCTGCTCGACCGGTTCGATACCTTTGGCTTTGGCTTTGGTTCACAGCGGTCTACCGATCAGCGCCGCCCTCGTTCTGCTCATAGCAGGCCCAGCCACCAACATCGCCACCATCACCACCGTACGGAAAGTGCTGGGTGGACGCAGCACTCTAATCTACGTGACCGGGGTCGTACTCGCTTCTTGGATTGCCGCAGCTATCTACCACTTTTTCATCAGCTCCAGCACTCTAGGGCACCACCAAATGGACCACGTGATGGAACTCCCACTCTGGAAACACATCGGAGGAGCCGCTTTGCTCGCTCTTTTAGTGTTTCCCCACTTCAGGCAGCGCTTTACTTCTTCCCAGCCGCACGATCACGATCATTTCGAACCAGAAACCATGTCACAACAACACAAGCTCTCCATCCAAGGCATGAACTGCAGCCACTGCGAAAACTCAGTGCGCAACGGACTCGCCTCCCTTCCGAATACCGAGGTTCTCTCCGTCGACAAAGCAAACTCCTCCGCAGTCATCAAATCCGATTCCTTCGACGAAGAGCTCGTGCGAGAAAAGGTCGTATCTCTCGGCTTCGAATACCAAGGCACGCTTTAGCGAAGATCCTTGAATCCTTCGCGGCAGCGCCTATCGACCGTGATAAACAAAACCATGCGTCTGCCCATCACAATCGCCGCCCTTTCCTGCCTCGCCAGCCTGTTGAGCTCCACCGAGATCGTTTCGCTGGACAACAGGGCAACGCATCTGGAGACCCGTTTGTCCAGCCCCTCAACCTTGGTCGTCAAGGTAAGCAACCCCGCGGAACTCTCCGAAGCTCAGCGTTTGTTAACTTTGGCTTTCTCCTACGACCAACCCTGCCTGATTCTGGTCGTTCTGCCAAACGATCGGGCCGAAGCACTCTACATACAACAAGCAGCCAATCGCTTTTTCCGCTCTGACTTTAGCTTAAGCTCTACCTACTTCCTGACTGCCGAAAACGACCCCTTCCCTCGTGCCAAAACCTTGCTGCTGAGTCCCGGGCAATCGCGGCCTCTGTATCAGTCTGCCTACTACCCGAGTGAATTGCCCAACTCGAAAGGCTCCTCCGGACGCTGGGCGCCCAGACGTCCCAAATCCAGCGACTCTCAATAAACCGGACAAGAAACAGCGACGGTTGCTCCCCTTTGCTTAGACTTTCGAAATGTCGAAACCCTCCGACAAGCTGCCTGAGTTCAGCATCCCACTCCCGGTTCAGTACCCGCCGGAGCTCCCCATTTCCCAACGGCGAGAGGAGATCATCGCCGCCATGCGCCAGCACCAAACCATTGTTCTGACGGGCGAAACGGGATCGGGCAAGACCACCCAAATTCCCAAGATGTGCATAGACGCGGGCCTCGGGCGAAAGGGACGCATCGCCTGTACCCAGCCTCGCCGCGTAGCGGCCTTGTCTGTAGCCAAGCGGGTAGCCGAAGAGTTGCAGGTGGACTTCGGGGCCGAAGTTGGTGCCAAGATCCGCTTCACTGATCAGACCAATAAGTCGACTCGGGTTAAGTTCATGACCGACGGCATGCTGCTAACTGAAATCCATGCCGATCCTTTGATGCGGGACTACGAAGCGGTTATCATCGATGAAGCTCACGAACGCTCTCTCAACATCGATTTCTTGCTCGGCCACCTCAATCAACTACGGTCCCGCCGCCCGGATCTGAAAATAGTCATCACTTCCGCGACCATCGATACCGACAAGTTTTCCGCCGCGTTCGATGAAGCCCCGATAATTGAGGTTTCAGGCCGCGTCTACCCAGTCGACATCGTCTACGCGCCCTTGGACGAGCTCCTCGAAGAGTCGGGCGACTTCACCTACATTCAAGGCATCGTCGAATCCACTCAGCGAATACAGACCGAATTTGGAAACTCCGGAGACATTCTCGCTTTTCTGCCTACCGAGAAAGATATTCGCGAAGCGATGGACGCAGTCGAGGATCGCTTTCGCAATCGGCTAGAAGTCATACCGTGCTTTGGCCGACTTTCCAATGCGGACCAGCAACGCATCTTCCAAAGCTCCCCGAAACGGAAACTGATTCTCTCCACCAACATCGCGGAGACCTCGCTCACCATTCCGGGAATCCGTTTCGTCATCGACGCGGGACTCGCACGTATCTCCCGCTACAATCCGCGCGGACGTACCAAACGCCTGCCCATCGTAAAAGTCTCCCAAAGTTCCGCGAACCAAAGAGCTGGCCGTTGCGGTCGCGTTGCGGATGGTGTCTGCATTCGCCTGTATTCAGAGAAAGATTACCTGTCGAGACCAGTCTATTCCGTGCCAGAGATTCAACGGTCCAATCTGGCGGACGTCATCCTCCGCATGACCGCATCACGCTTGGGGAATGTAGAAACCTTTCCTTTCATTGATCCTCCCACGCCTGCCGCGATCACCGCGGGCTATCAGCTGCTACAAGAGCTGGGAGCGCTAGAATCCTCCGATTCCGATAAACGGTCTCGTCTCACAAAACTCGGTAGGCAGCTGGCACGACTCCCTGCTGACCCGACGGTCGGTCGCATGCTTCTCGAAGCTGAACAAGACGGAGTGACTCACGAAGTCCTGGTCATCGCATCCGCGTTATCGATACAAGACCCACGCGAGCGTCCCATGGATAAAGATGCCGCCGCTCGCCAAGCCCACGCCCAATTCGACCACCAACATTCGGACTTCCTCACCCTTCTTAATATATGGGAAGCCCTGCACGACGACTTCGAAAAGTTGTCCCAATCGCGTTTGCGGAAATTCTGCAAAAAGAACTTCCTCAACTACCTGCGTATCAGAGAATGGCGTGACATCTATCAGCAACTGGAACGCTCGCTGCCCAAGAAGCGCGAAAACAAACCCCACAAGTCGTTCAACTCCGACAAGGGAGAACTGACTCGCGACAGCGCCAGATACCAAGCTATCCATACCTGCCTACTTACCGGTCTGCTCGCCAACGTGGGTCAACGCGAGGACGTTAATCTCTACAAGTGTTCGTCCAATCGGAAACCACTGGTTTTCCCAGGCTCCTCTCTCTTCATACGTCAACCAAGGGACAAAAACGGGAAACGGAAAACCCAAGCCAACGAATCCAAGGCTAAGAAACGGAAATCCCCCGAATGGATCCTATCCGGAGAAATCGTTGAAACAAATCGCCTCTACGCGAGGACAGTCGCGTCCATCGATCCTAATTGGATTCTGGAGGTAGGTCGACATATCCTGAGCTACTCGTACAGCGATCCTGAGTTTCTCACGGACCAAGGCCGAGTCGCTGCCAGAGAGTCTATTCGTATTCACGGTCTGGAGATACAAAACAAGCAAGTTTCCTATCTAAAAGTAGACCCAGTTAAAGCGACTGAGATCTTCATCCGAGAGGCCTTACTCAATGAAGACTATCAAGCTCCCGCGAATTGGACCTTCCTTGAATCCAACCGTAAGCTAATCTCCCGTATCCAAAATGCCCAGACCGTCATTTCGGTTGCCCATTGGATGGGCGTTGAGGAAGCGGCCTTCCGCTTCTACCGCGATCGCCTGAGACAAGTCGCCTCCATCGCGGATCTGAATCGCGTTCTGAAGAACGGGGGCATCGAAACCCTCGTCATGTCCGAGACAGATCTGACGGCTTCCGAAGAAGCCGCTATCGATCTTTCCCTCTTCCCAGAGTCGGTCACCCTGGAGAATTCAGCCCTTCCCATCGAGTACCAGTATAAGCATGGCGACCGGAAAGATGGAGTTACTCTGAAGCTCCCCTACCACAAGACCAAGTCGGTAAACGACGCCATGTTGGACTGGCTTATTCCCGGACACCTCGAAGCGAAAATCCACGCCCTTTTCAAGGCCCTGCCCAAAGCGACTCGTCAGCAACTACAACCACTAGCGGAAAAGGCAAAAACAGTCGCTGGTGAGCTTCGCCCTACGGGCCAGACCTTGGTGGATGCGCTCAAGAGCCACCTACTTAGCAAGTATTCGATTGAAACTTACAGCAGCGATTGGGATGTATCCGCTATCCCAGAGCACCTAAAAGCGCGTGTAGAAGTTCACGACAAAAAGGGACGAGCCATAGCCGAAGCTCGTGACACCGTGACTCTCCGCCAAGAGCTCGCTCGCAAAGAGGCCGAGCTAAGCGCGACCAAGGCAAACGACACCTCCTTGCTTTGGAAAAAGGCTAGGCAAAAACATGAAAGGACGCTGAATAGCATCAGCGAACTGAAAGGGGCTCATCTTCCGAAGAGGATTCAGATCGGTTCCCCTCAAGGCATTCCGCTCTACGCCTACCCAGCGTTACGAGCTTCTGGTGAAACCTTAGAGATACAGCTTTTCCGCTCCGAAGAGGATGCTCGCTTGGCTAACAAAACCGGAATATCGGCCCTCCTCGCCCACGAACTCCGTCGCGAGCTTGCTTGGATACGGTCAGACCTGAAGGACGTACAGAGAGTCGGACCTGCCGGAGTCGTTTTCAGACCGATCAAAGACCTTAAAGAGGATGTCTACGCTCATATCGAAAAGGATTTGAGCACCCACGATTTGGATACAATTGATTTCGATACCATATACGAGCAACGAGAACGAGCTCACGAAAAATCCAAAGGGATCCTCTACCGCGTCGTAGACCAGCTCAAACTGATCTTAGAGAAACGACAATCCTTGGTCGTCGACCAAGAGCTCCTCAAGGCTTTCGGAAAAGACATAGACCGACTGCTTCCTCCGAATTTTCTGCGTCACACTCCGTCCCGCTATCTGAGTCGTTTCCCCGTCTATCTCGAAACCATTTCTCACCGGGCCAAGACAAGAAATCAAAACCCCAAGCGCGACACTCAACGCCAAGTTCAGGTCGATCAGTTCCGAAACCGCCTGAACCAACTGGCAAAAACGGGAAAAGACGCCAATCGTATCGATGAACTGCGCTGGCAAATCGACGAGTTTGCGGTGTCTCTCTTCGCCCAGCACCTCGGGACCGCTTATCCGATTTCCGCCAAGAAACTAGAGCAAGCCTTCGCAGAAGCCGGTTCGCCAGAAACGGAGAAGAGCACTGTGTCCATTTCAACGAAAACAGCCGAAAACCAGCCTACACAAAAGGTCAAAAGCAAAGACCGACCTACTCAAGCCGATCTAGACTCGCTCAAAAAACTCTTTGGATAGTTCAGCTTTTTCGAGCGTTTACTAGCCAGTTATGAGCTTCCACGATTGAACTCAGCAGCGCCTTTTTGCGTATCGGCTTGGTAAGGA
This genomic interval from Pelagicoccus albus contains the following:
- a CDS encoding permease, which gives rise to MEILSKLASHTWAMIAEMGPYLILGLAISALLHRFLKQAWIERLMGRRNLSSVLWGSVVGVPMPLCSCGVIPVTMSLHSRGASKGATVSFLTSTPQTGVDSFLATYGMLGPVFAIYKIIVAFVSGVLVGLTTDFFEKDQKAKSDNSLASAQNAKQPTLRESLRYGFYTMPGDLASALLIGFVLAGLISAFAPEEMLGNLPGGALSAILLTTLISVPFYICSTGSIPLALALVHSGLPISAALVLLIAGPATNIATITTVRKVLGGRSTLIYVTGVVLASWIAAAIYHFFISSSTLGHHQMDHVMELPLWKHIGGAALLALLVFPHFRQRFTSSQPHDHDHFEPETMSQQHKLSIQGMNCSHCENSVRNGLASLPNTEVLSVDKANSSAVIKSDSFDEELVREKVVSLGFEYQGTL
- the hrpA gene encoding ATP-dependent RNA helicase HrpA; the protein is MSKPSDKLPEFSIPLPVQYPPELPISQRREEIIAAMRQHQTIVLTGETGSGKTTQIPKMCIDAGLGRKGRIACTQPRRVAALSVAKRVAEELQVDFGAEVGAKIRFTDQTNKSTRVKFMTDGMLLTEIHADPLMRDYEAVIIDEAHERSLNIDFLLGHLNQLRSRRPDLKIVITSATIDTDKFSAAFDEAPIIEVSGRVYPVDIVYAPLDELLEESGDFTYIQGIVESTQRIQTEFGNSGDILAFLPTEKDIREAMDAVEDRFRNRLEVIPCFGRLSNADQQRIFQSSPKRKLILSTNIAETSLTIPGIRFVIDAGLARISRYNPRGRTKRLPIVKVSQSSANQRAGRCGRVADGVCIRLYSEKDYLSRPVYSVPEIQRSNLADVILRMTASRLGNVETFPFIDPPTPAAITAGYQLLQELGALESSDSDKRSRLTKLGRQLARLPADPTVGRMLLEAEQDGVTHEVLVIASALSIQDPRERPMDKDAAARQAHAQFDHQHSDFLTLLNIWEALHDDFEKLSQSRLRKFCKKNFLNYLRIREWRDIYQQLERSLPKKRENKPHKSFNSDKGELTRDSARYQAIHTCLLTGLLANVGQREDVNLYKCSSNRKPLVFPGSSLFIRQPRDKNGKRKTQANESKAKKRKSPEWILSGEIVETNRLYARTVASIDPNWILEVGRHILSYSYSDPEFLTDQGRVAARESIRIHGLEIQNKQVSYLKVDPVKATEIFIREALLNEDYQAPANWTFLESNRKLISRIQNAQTVISVAHWMGVEEAAFRFYRDRLRQVASIADLNRVLKNGGIETLVMSETDLTASEEAAIDLSLFPESVTLENSALPIEYQYKHGDRKDGVTLKLPYHKTKSVNDAMLDWLIPGHLEAKIHALFKALPKATRQQLQPLAEKAKTVAGELRPTGQTLVDALKSHLLSKYSIETYSSDWDVSAIPEHLKARVEVHDKKGRAIAEARDTVTLRQELARKEAELSATKANDTSLLWKKARQKHERTLNSISELKGAHLPKRIQIGSPQGIPLYAYPALRASGETLEIQLFRSEEDARLANKTGISALLAHELRRELAWIRSDLKDVQRVGPAGVVFRPIKDLKEDVYAHIEKDLSTHDLDTIDFDTIYEQRERAHEKSKGILYRVVDQLKLILEKRQSLVVDQELLKAFGKDIDRLLPPNFLRHTPSRYLSRFPVYLETISHRAKTRNQNPKRDTQRQVQVDQFRNRLNQLAKTGKDANRIDELRWQIDEFAVSLFAQHLGTAYPISAKKLEQAFAEAGSPETEKSTVSISTKTAENQPTQKVKSKDRPTQADLDSLKKLFG
- a CDS encoding MFS transporter, producing the protein MSIREKAFGAEVPFKPASGRLHYGWIIAVAGTIGMVASVPGQTIGVNVFNEKLILALGLSRTGVSAAYFVGTAASGLLLPYAGRLFDRFGARLMIVGASVALALSLCYMSLVDFAARGVGDVLGGAIQASWASMLCLVFGFFLIRFFGQGLVMMTSRNMIGKWWVAHRGKIFSIGGIAVTVCFSLAPKLFNELIETFGWRESWRLMALAIAPGFCLLAWLLYRDNPAECGLTVDGGKEPNRKREGDPEFSIVQEFTRGEAVRSFPFWAFSLVFALQSCYFTGYAFHVIDVANDLGRTADSMLNLFVPIAALNAVISVFVGWMSDKWRLKYLLAFMAMGTVIAGLGLAALDGVALSVAIVLGFGISGGCFGALSGVFMPRFFGLKHLGAISGVFASIIVIGSSVGPLVFSLARSYLGGYSLPNWVAGLVALALMISAYWADNPQRKLALKLRS
- a CDS encoding ATP-binding protein produces the protein MTPIPKKLFLLSISDRENDHVDLVRLLEQSSLEEFRTQSCQPGEDLSRRLKLCKFDLAFFHLADGTDISEQHARIREIEPGLPIIAFTASKRINSELEDNFLDCYARSDQSPSLVRCAIAQALGKKTALDRELEFHRKLDMAARFSDLGSWVVDINEQSFQFDTTVARHLGLAERCGTMELETLFDLASPSDQQAVRSAFNSAISKGTDLNISFETVQTEGQPIRIALRGSLSSDANSKLIGFSRKMQDFPAISRCEQRESMPTELDHQLIEACSSQESSDSLSIDRDKTLKRVMKSIKSQSGPKSSSEFPFDFSSQQASDYAEPSVQQDGFVRAAERLVAITGNGDFDLSITLSIENDGAIELEQEKELLFDIMRELLTNVVRHASAKRCIIALFRHEGEWILQVEDDGVGLESKIVSVSTPLDKIGLFHIRSQLSTKGGQLDITAAHPTGLIARARLPVSLGNRGAERA